The following are encoded together in the Clostridium sp. BJN0013 genome:
- the clpB gene encoding ATP-dependent chaperone ClpB, which yields MDIDKLTIKVQQAINNAQSIAVKYNHQQIDVIHLFSALVFEEDGLIPNIFGKMSVDVKALINSTKDVLNKMPKVLGEGAQSSSLYATRRFEEIFIKAENITKKFKDSYISVEHVMLAIMESGSREVEGILKKFNITKKGFLEALTLIRGNQKVDTQDPEGTYEALVKYGRNLVEEAKKHKLDPVIGRDEEIRRVVRIISRRTKNNPVLIGEPGVGKTAIIEGLAERIVRGDVPEGLKDKIIFSLDMGALIAGAKFRGEFEERLKAVLKEVEKSQGKIILFIDEIHTIVGAGKTEGSMDAGNLIKPMLARGELHCIGATTFDEYRKYIEKDKALERRFQPVVIDEPNLEDSISILRGLKEKFEIYHGIRIHDSAIVTAVKLSDRYITDRYLPDKAIDLIDEACAMIRTEIDSMPTVMDSVKRKIFQLQIEKEALSKEKDTASIERLKDLEKELSNLKDRDNELTSKYEMEKSNITLVRNLKKQLDEVKGQIEKAEREYDLNKMAELKYGVVPKLEKEIEKEEEKLKENNENAMLKEEVTEQEISQIVSKWTGIPVSKLVEGERKKLLKLEEELSKRVIGQEEAVRAVSNAVIRARAGMKDPGRPIGSFIFLGPTGVGKTELAKTLARTLFDSEENIIRIDMSEYMEKYSVSRLIGAPPGYVGYEEGGQLTEAVRRKPYSVILFDEIEKAHDDVFNVFLQILDDGRLTDNQGKVVDFKNCIIIMTSNIGSSYLLENKKESGIEEGIKHRVMNEMKLKFKPEFLNRLDDIIMFKPLNTEEIKSIIDIFLRYIENRLKDKSISLSVEDNAKEIMVKEGYDPVYGARPLKRYIENVLETSIAKKIIKGEIYNGCAIRVSYDGDFNINLDKN from the coding sequence ATGGATATAGATAAGCTTACTATTAAAGTTCAACAAGCAATAAATAATGCACAGAGTATAGCTGTAAAGTATAACCATCAGCAGATAGATGTTATTCATTTATTTTCAGCATTAGTATTTGAGGAAGATGGTTTGATTCCAAATATATTTGGAAAAATGTCTGTAGATGTAAAAGCATTGATAAACTCAACTAAAGATGTGTTGAATAAAATGCCTAAAGTATTAGGAGAAGGTGCACAGAGTTCTTCACTTTATGCTACTAGAAGATTTGAAGAAATTTTTATAAAGGCAGAAAATATAACTAAGAAATTCAAAGATTCTTATATAAGTGTAGAGCATGTAATGTTGGCTATTATGGAAAGTGGCTCTAGAGAAGTAGAAGGAATCTTGAAAAAGTTCAATATAACAAAAAAAGGATTTTTAGAGGCATTAACTCTAATTAGAGGAAATCAAAAAGTGGATACTCAGGATCCAGAAGGGACTTATGAAGCATTAGTTAAGTATGGAAGAAATTTAGTGGAAGAGGCTAAGAAGCATAAATTGGATCCAGTAATAGGCAGAGATGAGGAGATTAGAAGGGTAGTTAGAATAATTTCAAGAAGAACTAAGAATAATCCAGTACTTATAGGAGAACCAGGAGTAGGAAAGACTGCTATAATTGAAGGATTAGCGGAGAGAATTGTAAGAGGAGATGTGCCAGAAGGCTTAAAAGATAAAATAATATTTTCACTAGACATGGGAGCTTTAATTGCAGGAGCAAAATTTAGGGGAGAGTTTGAAGAGAGACTCAAAGCTGTACTTAAGGAAGTTGAAAAAAGCCAGGGGAAAATAATATTATTTATAGATGAGATTCACACTATAGTTGGAGCTGGGAAAACAGAAGGCTCTATGGATGCAGGAAATCTAATCAAACCAATGCTGGCAAGAGGTGAACTTCACTGTATTGGTGCTACTACTTTTGATGAATACAGAAAGTATATAGAAAAGGATAAAGCTTTAGAGAGAAGATTTCAACCTGTAGTAATAGACGAACCTAATTTGGAGGATTCTATTTCAATACTTAGGGGTCTCAAAGAAAAATTTGAAATATACCACGGCATAAGAATCCATGACTCTGCTATTGTAACGGCGGTTAAACTTTCAGATAGATATATAACAGACAGGTACTTGCCAGATAAAGCCATAGATTTAATTGATGAGGCCTGTGCCATGATAAGAACGGAAATTGACAGTATGCCTACTGTTATGGACAGTGTTAAAAGAAAAATATTTCAGCTGCAAATTGAAAAAGAAGCCTTATCTAAAGAGAAAGATACTGCCTCTATAGAAAGACTTAAGGATTTGGAAAAAGAACTGAGCAATTTAAAAGATAGAGACAATGAACTTACTTCAAAATATGAGATGGAAAAATCTAATATAACTCTGGTTAGAAATTTAAAGAAACAATTAGATGAGGTAAAAGGGCAGATTGAAAAAGCAGAAAGAGAATATGATTTAAATAAGATGGCAGAATTAAAATATGGAGTTGTTCCTAAATTGGAGAAAGAAATAGAAAAAGAAGAAGAAAAGTTAAAAGAAAATAATGAGAATGCCATGTTAAAAGAAGAAGTGACGGAACAGGAAATTTCACAGATAGTGTCTAAGTGGACTGGAATACCTGTTTCCAAACTGGTAGAAGGAGAAAGAAAAAAGCTTCTTAAATTAGAAGAGGAACTTTCAAAAAGAGTTATAGGACAGGAAGAAGCGGTTAGAGCAGTATCCAATGCTGTAATAAGGGCTAGGGCAGGAATGAAAGATCCAGGAAGACCTATAGGTTCTTTTATATTCCTGGGACCTACAGGTGTAGGTAAAACAGAGCTAGCAAAAACTTTAGCAAGAACATTGTTTGACAGTGAAGAAAATATAATTAGAATAGACATGTCAGAATATATGGAAAAATATTCTGTCTCCAGGCTTATAGGTGCTCCTCCGGGATATGTGGGTTATGAAGAAGGAGGACAGCTTACAGAAGCAGTAAGAAGAAAACCATATAGTGTAATATTATTTGATGAAATTGAGAAGGCCCATGATGATGTATTTAATGTATTTTTACAAATATTAGATGATGGAAGACTTACGGATAATCAGGGTAAAGTAGTAGACTTTAAAAATTGTATTATAATTATGACATCTAATATAGGAAGCAGTTATTTGTTAGAAAATAAAAAGGAGAGTGGAATAGAGGAAGGAATAAAACATAGGGTAATGAATGAAATGAAATTAAAATTCAAACCTGAGTTTTTAAATAGATTAGATGACATAATAATGTTTAAACCGTTAAATACGGAAGAAATTAAATCTATAATAGATATATTTTTAAGGTATATAGAAAATAGACTTAAAGATAAAAGTATTTCTTTAAGTGTAGAGGATAATGCCAAGGAAATTATGGTTAAGGAAGGTTATGATCCAGTTTATGGAGCCAGACCTTTAAAAAGATATATAGAAAATGTGCTGGAGACGTCTATTGCAAAGAAGATAATTAAGGGAGAAATATACAATGGATGTGCTATAAGAGTAAGTTATGATGGGGATTTTAATATTAATTTGGATAAAAATTAA
- a CDS encoding helix-turn-helix domain-containing protein translates to MEILSTGEKIKRARIYKGYTLKELCDNKISVSKMSCIENDKVKPEEWVLKFIANKLEVDLLYLKQDIKDQLAKNINDIVKSNDTKDHEEILKYNFKFARDGCYSDICFQILHLLFNCYLNKEELEKAQHIVHNYYYYLQKCFSYERTVVYYIDIAKWFLMSREFLHAVNYYNNAIDISLKIDNKGLLIKALYYQAMCYFEMDNYEKSYELANKIMDLMDFVEEDIKKAKIYHLMALLSLKTNIGEFKEYEKKVDIFYGKNLRNKARALFDYACAMFILDMKDSAIHYLIKAEDMYPKDDIKELVRFQLMIVDIFIKNEVLDKAQYICDMVLNYAIFLNNIECIERAYYYKAVILIKQGNFEFGEMYMNLSLDTLLKFATNTKIYKRYIKMGEMYYKMGSVSESIKYFDFAIKLEQKYDFL, encoded by the coding sequence ATGGAAATACTTTCTACTGGAGAAAAAATTAAAAGGGCGAGGATATATAAAGGGTATACCTTGAAGGAACTATGTGATAATAAAATATCGGTATCTAAAATGAGTTGTATTGAAAATGATAAAGTAAAACCTGAGGAATGGGTATTAAAATTTATAGCCAATAAACTTGAAGTTGATCTTTTATATTTAAAGCAGGATATAAAAGATCAACTAGCAAAGAATATAAATGATATAGTTAAAAGTAATGATACAAAAGATCATGAGGAAATTTTAAAGTATAACTTCAAATTTGCCAGAGATGGCTGTTATAGTGACATATGTTTTCAAATATTACACCTTTTATTTAACTGTTATTTAAATAAAGAAGAATTGGAAAAAGCACAACATATAGTACATAATTATTATTATTATTTACAAAAATGTTTTTCCTATGAAAGAACAGTAGTGTATTATATAGATATTGCTAAATGGTTTCTTATGTCTAGGGAATTTCTACATGCTGTAAATTATTATAATAATGCTATAGATATTAGTTTGAAAATTGATAATAAAGGGCTTTTGATAAAAGCTCTTTATTATCAAGCTATGTGTTATTTTGAGATGGATAACTATGAAAAATCTTATGAGCTTGCTAATAAGATTATGGATTTAATGGACTTTGTGGAGGAAGATATAAAGAAAGCAAAAATATATCATTTGATGGCACTTCTTTCTCTTAAAACCAATATAGGAGAATTTAAAGAATATGAAAAAAAGGTAGATATATTTTATGGGAAGAACCTGAGAAATAAAGCTAGAGCTCTATTTGATTATGCTTGTGCTATGTTTATTTTAGATATGAAAGACAGTGCAATACATTACTTGATTAAGGCAGAAGATATGTATCCTAAAGATGATATAAAAGAACTAGTAAGATTTCAGCTTATGATTGTAGATATTTTTATAAAAAATGAAGTTTTGGATAAAGCACAGTACATATGTGACATGGTTTTAAATTATGCCATATTTTTAAATAATATAGAATGTATAGAAAGAGCTTATTATTATAAAGCTGTTATACTTATAAAACAGGGAAATTTTGAGTTTGGTGAAATGTATATGAATCTATCACTGGATACTCTTCTTAAATTTGCAACAAATACTAAAATATATAAAAGATATATAAAGATGGGAGAAATGTATTATAAAATGGGCAGTGTCTCAGAGTCAATTAAGTATTTTGATTTTGCTATAAAGTTAGAACAAAAATATGATTTTTTATAG
- a CDS encoding tetratricopeptide repeat protein: protein MEILSLGEKIKRRRKELNMTLKDLAGDRITPGQISLVESGKSNPSMDLLEYLASELKTSIEYLMESEETQAEKICTYFENIAESYIINENLNQSEEYIDKALYYAEKYFLEHKKAKNLYLRGIVHMAKGEYPIAQQFLLSANVIFIKDNKYEETINTFVNLGKISKKLKAYYSSLSYFQQAETVYKGNNVGDDFLLGQIYYYIACVNFELENIPEAINYSYLAKEKFKQMDDEKEYAKTLFLLAEEYKKRGDIDNAIKYSQKTLSVYRKLDDVVNIAKIENNLGKLFFEFDNIEESFIHLNKAKELRLKLKDSNIIETLVNICENYIKLKDVSNSRKILQEIMERIDEGNDRTLVYYYLLKFRIDMLESNKKEAESTLISALSFVKNMDYVKEIGDISIILGKFYIDNKRDKEAAKYLNEGVNIFKKIGILKEI, encoded by the coding sequence AAAGAACTTAATATGACCTTAAAAGATTTAGCAGGAGATAGAATTACACCAGGTCAGATAAGCCTTGTAGAATCCGGAAAGTCAAATCCTAGTATGGATTTATTGGAATATCTAGCATCTGAGCTAAAAACCTCCATTGAATATCTAATGGAGTCAGAAGAAACTCAGGCAGAAAAAATCTGTACTTATTTTGAAAATATAGCTGAATCTTATATAATAAATGAAAATTTAAATCAATCAGAAGAATATATTGATAAAGCTTTATATTATGCTGAAAAATATTTTTTGGAACATAAAAAAGCAAAGAATCTATATTTAAGAGGCATAGTGCATATGGCCAAGGGAGAGTATCCTATTGCACAACAATTTTTATTGTCGGCAAATGTTATATTTATAAAAGATAATAAATATGAAGAAACTATAAATACTTTTGTGAATTTAGGTAAAATATCTAAGAAATTAAAGGCCTATTATTCCTCTTTAAGTTATTTTCAGCAAGCAGAAACAGTATATAAGGGAAATAATGTAGGTGATGATTTCTTACTTGGACAAATATATTATTATATAGCTTGTGTGAATTTTGAATTAGAAAATATTCCAGAGGCTATAAATTATTCTTATCTGGCAAAAGAAAAATTTAAACAAATGGACGATGAAAAGGAATATGCAAAAACACTTTTTCTATTAGCGGAAGAGTATAAAAAAAGAGGAGATATAGATAATGCTATAAAATATTCCCAAAAGACATTAAGTGTATATAGAAAATTAGATGATGTAGTTAATATTGCAAAAATTGAAAATAATTTGGGGAAACTTTTTTTTGAATTTGATAATATTGAAGAATCTTTTATACATTTAAATAAGGCTAAAGAATTAAGACTAAAGCTTAAAGATAGTAATATAATCGAGACCCTTGTAAATATATGTGAAAATTACATTAAATTAAAGGATGTATCTAATTCTAGAAAAATTCTTCAGGAAATAATGGAAAGAATAGATGAAGGTAATGATAGAACTTTAGTATATTATTATTTATTGAAATTTAGAATAGATATGCTTGAGTCCAATAAAAAAGAAGCGGAAAGTACACTTATCAGTGCATTGAGTTTTGTGAAAAATATGGATTATGTTAAGGAGATTGGTGATATTTCTATAATATTGGGGAAATTTTATATAGATAATAAAAGAGATAAGGAAGCAGCTAAATATTTAAATGAAGGTGTTAATATTTTTAAAAAGATTGGAATATTGAAAGAGATTTAA